The nucleotide window CCGTCCTTGGGGAATGAATTTTTGGTCTCCTCAAACAGGTAAAATGGGCGACGGATGGATGTACACTTATACAGCCGAAAAAATTCGTGGTTTCAAGCAAACTCACCAGCCTTCACCTTGGATTAACGATTATGGTCAATTTTCGATTATGCCGGTGACGGGAAAAATTGTTTATAAAGAAGACGAAAGAGCAAGTTGGTTCAGTCATAAATCGGAAATTGCAAAACCGCATTATTATAGTGTTTACTTAGCCGATTTTGACATCACAACTGAAATAACAGCAACTGAAAGAGCTGCTCATTTCCAAATCACTTTCCCTAAAAATGATCAATCATCAATTGTAATTGATGCTTTTGACAAAGGTTCATACATCAAAATCATTCCTTCGGAAAATAAAATCATTGGTTACACAACAAAAAACAGTGGTGGCGTTCCCGAAAATTTCAAAAATTATTTTGTTTTGGTTTTCGACAAACCATTTGAAACAAAATATACTTGGAATGATAAAGGGTTAGCAAAAGACCAACTCGAAATGAAAGATGACCATTCGGGAGCTGTTGTTGGCTTTAAAACCAATAAGGGAGAAAAAGTGAATGTTCGTGTAGCTTCATCGTTCATCAGTTTTGAACAAGCAGAACAAAACCTGAAAGCGGAATTAAAAAATATGCCTTTTGAAAAAGTAGTAGCCGAATCAAAAAATGCCTGGAACACAACTCTTGGAAAAGTAAAAGCTGAAGGCGGAACCGACGAACAACTGAATACTTTTTATTCTTGTTTGTACCGCACTGTTTGCTTTCCACAAAAATTGTATGAATTGGAAGCTTCGGGAAAAATTGTGCATTACAGTCCGTATAACGGAAAAGTTTTGGACGGTTATATGTACGGAGGTACGGGATTTTGGGACACTTTTAGAGCCTTGTATCCCCTGTTGAATTTGGTTTATCCTTCCATCAACAGAGAAATGCAGGAAGCATTAATCAATGATTATAAAGAAGGTGGCTTTTTACCTGAATGGTCAAGTCCAGGTTTAAGAGATTGTATGGTGGGGAACAATTCGGCTTCGATAGTCGCAGAAGCCTATTTGAAAGGTTTGAGAGGTTATGATATCAACACTTTGTATGATGCCTTGCAACATGGAGCAAACAACGAAGGTCCAAATGCCACAGGACGTAAAGGAGTGGAATATTACAACACTTTGGGCTATGTTCCTTATGATGTAAAAATCAACGAGAATGCAGCACGTACTTTGGAATATGCTTATGATGACTTTGCAATATGGAAATTGGCGAAAGCTCTAAACCGTCCTGCGACAGAAATTGCGCAGTACGAAAAACGC belongs to Flavobacterium aquiphilum and includes:
- a CDS encoding GH92 family glycosyl hydrolase; this encodes MKNNSYILLTFLFLSFAVNAQDKTVSPVDHVSTLVGTQSVHSLSNGNTYPAIARPWGMNFWSPQTGKMGDGWMYTYTAEKIRGFKQTHQPSPWINDYGQFSIMPVTGKIVYKEDERASWFSHKSEIAKPHYYSVYLADFDITTEITATERAAHFQITFPKNDQSSIVIDAFDKGSYIKIIPSENKIIGYTTKNSGGVPENFKNYFVLVFDKPFETKYTWNDKGLAKDQLEMKDDHSGAVVGFKTNKGEKVNVRVASSFISFEQAEQNLKAELKNMPFEKVVAESKNAWNTTLGKVKAEGGTDEQLNTFYSCLYRTVCFPQKLYELEASGKIVHYSPYNGKVLDGYMYGGTGFWDTFRALYPLLNLVYPSINREMQEALINDYKEGGFLPEWSSPGLRDCMVGNNSASIVAEAYLKGLRGYDINTLYDALQHGANNEGPNATGRKGVEYYNTLGYVPYDVKINENAARTLEYAYDDFAIWKLAKALNRPATEIAQYEKRMMNYKNLFNPEFKLMSGRNKDGSFTKNFNPFKWGDAFTEGNSWHYSWSVFHDIQGLINLMGGEKAFTDKLDEVFSLPPTFDDSYYGSVIHEIREMQIMNMGQYAHGNQPIQHVIYLYNYAGQPWKTQYWSREVMNRLYKPTPDGYCGDEDNGQTSAWYVFSSMGFYPVCPASDEYVLGAPLFKKVTVSLENGKQIVIKADKNSAENKYVQELKWNQKVYDKNYINHFDLQKGAELDFNMINAPNKNRGATKASYPYSYSK